In Mycobacterium tuberculosis H37Rv, a single window of DNA contains:
- the mutA gene encoding methylmalonyl-CoA mutase small subunit (Probable mutA,Methylmalonyl-CoA mutase small-subunit), whose amino-acid sequence MSIDVPERADLEQVRGRWRNAVAGVLSKSNRTDSAQLGDHPERLLDTQTADGFAIRALYTAFDELPEPPLPGQWPFVRGGDPLRDVHSGWKVAEAFPANGATADTNAAVLAALGEGVSALLIRVGESGVAPDRLTALLSGVYLNLAPVILDAGADYRPACDVMLALVAQLDPGQRDTLSIDLGADPLTASLRDRPAPPIEEVVAVASRAAGERGLRAITVDGPAFHNLGATAATELAATVAAAVAYLRVLTESGLVVSDALRQISFRLAADDDQFMTLAKMRALRQLWARVAEVVGDPGGGAAVVHAETSLPMMTQRDPWVNMLRCTLAAFGAGVGGADTVLVHPFDVAIPGGFPGTAAGFARRIARNTQLLLLEESHVGRVLDPAGGSWFVEELTDRLARRAWQRFQAIEARGGFVEAHDFLAGQIAECAARRADDIAHRRLAITGVNEYPNLGEPALPPGDPTSPVRRYAAGFEALRDRSDHHLARTGARPRVLLLPLGPLAEHNIRTTFATNLLASGGIEAIDPGTVDAGTVGNAVADAGSPSVAVICGTDARYRDEVADIVQAARAAGVSRVYLAGPEKALGDAAHRPDEFLTAKINVVQALSNLLTRLGA is encoded by the coding sequence GTGTCCATTGATGTACCCGAGCGTGCCGACCTAGAACAGGTTCGCGGGCGCTGGCGCAACGCGGTTGCCGGTGTGCTGTCCAAGAGCAACCGTACCGACTCAGCACAACTCGGCGATCACCCCGAGCGGCTGCTGGATACCCAGACCGCTGACGGGTTCGCCATCCGGGCCCTCTACACCGCGTTCGACGAGCTCCCGGAGCCGCCGTTGCCGGGCCAGTGGCCCTTTGTGCGCGGCGGAGACCCGCTGCGCGACGTGCATTCCGGCTGGAAGGTCGCCGAGGCGTTTCCCGCCAACGGTGCGACGGCCGACACCAACGCGGCGGTGCTGGCCGCGCTCGGCGAGGGGGTCAGCGCGCTGCTGATCCGGGTGGGGGAGTCGGGTGTGGCGCCTGACCGGCTCACGGCGCTGCTGTCCGGGGTGTATCTGAACCTGGCGCCGGTCATCCTCGACGCCGGCGCCGACTACCGCCCGGCCTGCGACGTCATGCTGGCGCTGGTCGCCCAGCTCGATCCCGGCCAGCGCGACACCCTGTCGATCGACCTGGGCGCCGACCCGCTGACGGCGTCGCTGCGCGATCGTCCCGCCCCGCCGATCGAGGAGGTCGTCGCGGTCGCATCCCGGGCGGCCGGCGAACGTGGGCTTCGTGCGATCACCGTCGACGGACCGGCCTTCCACAACCTGGGCGCGACCGCGGCCACCGAACTCGCGGCCACCGTCGCGGCCGCGGTGGCCTACCTGCGGGTGCTCACCGAATCCGGGCTCGTGGTGAGTGACGCGCTGCGGCAGATCAGCTTCCGGCTCGCCGCCGACGACGACCAGTTCATGACGCTGGCCAAGATGCGGGCTCTACGTCAACTGTGGGCGCGGGTCGCCGAGGTCGTGGGCGACCCGGGTGGCGGCGCGGCCGTCGTGCACGCGGAGACGTCGCTACCGATGATGACCCAGCGTGATCCGTGGGTGAACATGCTGCGCTGCACGCTGGCGGCCTTCGGCGCCGGTGTCGGTGGCGCGGACACCGTGCTGGTGCACCCGTTCGACGTGGCGATTCCCGGCGGCTTTCCCGGCACGGCGGCCGGCTTTGCGCGCCGGATCGCTCGCAACACCCAACTGCTGCTTTTAGAAGAGTCGCATGTCGGCAGGGTGCTCGATCCCGCCGGCGGGTCGTGGTTCGTCGAAGAGCTCACCGACCGGCTGGCTCGGCGCGCCTGGCAGCGTTTCCAGGCCATCGAGGCCCGTGGCGGCTTCGTCGAGGCCCACGACTTCCTGGCCGGCCAGATCGCCGAGTGCGCCGCCCGCCGCGCCGACGACATCGCCCATCGGCGCCTGGCGATCACCGGCGTCAACGAATACCCGAACCTGGGCGAACCCGCGCTGCCGCCCGGTGATCCGACATCGCCGGTGCGCCGCTACGCTGCCGGATTCGAAGCATTGCGCGATCGATCCGATCACCACCTAGCCCGCACTGGCGCACGGCCGCGGGTGCTGTTGCTGCCGTTGGGTCCGCTGGCCGAGCACAACATCCGGACGACCTTCGCCACCAACCTGCTGGCGTCCGGCGGCATCGAGGCGATCGACCCGGGAACGGTTGATGCGGGCACCGTCGGGAATGCCGTTGCCGATGCCGGTTCGCCCAGCGTTGCCGTGATCTGCGGCACCGATGCGCGCTACCGGGACGAGGTTGCCGACATTGTGCAAGCGGCCCGAGCCGCCGGTGTTTCGAGGGTGTACCTCGCGGGTCCCGAGAAGGCGTTGGGAGATGCCGCACACCGGCCCGACGAGTTTTTGACCGCGAAAATCAATGTGGTGCAAGCCTTGTCGAATCTGCTGACGCGGTTGGGGGCCTAG
- the mutB gene encoding methylmalonyl-CoA mutase large subunit, whose amino-acid sequence MTTKTPVIGSFAGVPLHSERAAQSPTEAAVHTHVAAAAAAHGYTPEQLVWHTPEGIDVTPVYIAADRAAAEAEGYPLHSFPGEPPFVRGPYPTMYVNQPWTIRQYAGFSTAADSNAFYRRNLAAGQKGLSVAFDLATHRGYDSDHPRVQGDVGMAGVAIDSILDMRQLFDGIDLSTVSVSMTMNGAVLPILALYVVAAEEQGVAPEQLAGTIQNDILKEFMVRNTYIYPPKPSMRIISDIFAYTSAKMPKFNSISISGYHIQEAGATADLELAYTLADGVDYIRAGLNAGLDIDSFAPRLSFFWGIGMNFFMEVAKLRAGRLLWSELVAQFAPKSAKSLSLRTHSQTSGWSLTAQDVFNNVARTCIEAMAATQGHTQSLHTNALDEALALPTDFSARIARNTQLVLQQESGTTRPIDPWGGSYYVEWLTHRLARRARAHIAEVAEHGGMAQAISDGIPKLRIEEAAARTQARIDSGQQPVVGVNKYQVPEDHEIEVLKVENSRVRAEQLAKLQRLRAGRDEPAVRAALAELTRAAAEQGRAGADGLGNNLLALAIDAARAQATVGEISEALEKVYGRHRAEIRTISGVYRDEVGKAPNIAAATELVEKFAEADGRRPRILIAKMGQDGHDRGQKVIATAFADIGFDVDVGSLFSTPEEVARQAADNDVHVIGVSSLAAGHLTLVPALRDALAQVGRPDIMIVVGGVIPPGDFDELYAAGATAIFPPGTVIADAAIDLLHRLAERLGYTLD is encoded by the coding sequence ATGACAACCAAGACACCCGTGATCGGCAGCTTCGCCGGCGTTCCGCTGCATAGCGAGCGTGCCGCGCAATCGCCCACAGAGGCCGCGGTGCACACGCATGTCGCCGCCGCCGCGGCGGCGCACGGGTACACGCCCGAACAGTTGGTGTGGCACACGCCGGAAGGCATTGACGTCACACCGGTATACATCGCCGCCGACCGGGCCGCCGCCGAAGCCGAGGGCTACCCGCTGCACAGCTTCCCGGGCGAGCCCCCCTTTGTGCGCGGCCCCTATCCGACGATGTATGTGAACCAGCCGTGGACCATCCGCCAGTACGCCGGGTTTTCCACCGCCGCGGATTCCAATGCGTTTTACCGACGCAACCTGGCCGCCGGCCAGAAGGGGCTGTCGGTGGCCTTCGATCTGGCCACCCACCGCGGCTACGACTCCGACCATCCCCGCGTGCAGGGCGATGTCGGAATGGCCGGTGTGGCAATCGATTCCATTCTCGACATGCGACAGCTGTTCGACGGCATCGACCTGTCGACCGTGAGCGTGTCGATGACGATGAACGGTGCGGTGCTGCCGATCCTGGCGCTGTATGTGGTTGCCGCCGAGGAGCAGGGCGTGGCGCCGGAGCAGCTGGCCGGCACCATCCAGAACGACATCCTCAAAGAGTTCATGGTCCGCAACACCTACATCTATCCGCCGAAGCCGTCGATGCGGATCATCTCCGACATCTTCGCCTACACCAGCGCCAAGATGCCCAAGTTCAACTCCATCTCCATTTCCGGCTATCACATCCAAGAAGCCGGTGCCACGGCGGATTTGGAGCTGGCCTACACCCTGGCCGACGGCGTCGACTACATCAGGGCGGGCCTGAACGCCGGCCTGGACATCGACAGCTTCGCGCCCCGGCTATCGTTCTTCTGGGGCATCGGGATGAATTTCTTTATGGAGGTCGCCAAACTGCGGGCCGGCCGGTTGCTGTGGAGTGAGCTGGTCGCACAGTTCGCGCCCAAGAGCGCCAAATCCCTTTCGCTGCGTACACATTCGCAAACATCGGGGTGGTCACTGACCGCCCAGGATGTGTTCAACAACGTGGCGCGCACATGCATCGAGGCGATGGCCGCCACCCAGGGGCACACCCAGTCGCTGCACACCAACGCCCTGGACGAGGCGCTGGCGCTGCCCACCGATTTTTCGGCCCGCATCGCGCGCAACACCCAGCTGGTGTTGCAGCAGGAGTCGGGCACCACGCGGCCGATCGACCCGTGGGGGGGCTCCTACTATGTGGAGTGGCTGACCCATCGGCTCGCGCGGCGAGCCCGGGCGCACATCGCCGAGGTCGCTGAACATGGCGGCATGGCGCAGGCCATCAGCGACGGCATCCCCAAGCTGCGCATCGAGGAGGCGGCCGCGCGCACCCAGGCCCGCATCGACTCCGGTCAGCAACCGGTGGTCGGGGTGAACAAATACCAGGTGCCCGAGGACCACGAGATCGAGGTGCTCAAGGTCGAAAACAGCCGGGTGCGCGCCGAGCAGCTGGCCAAACTGCAGCGGCTGCGGGCAGGCCGGGACGAGCCGGCGGTACGGGCCGCGCTGGCCGAGCTGACCCGCGCCGCCGCCGAGCAAGGACGCGCCGGAGCAGACGGGCTGGGCAATAATCTGCTGGCCCTGGCCATCGACGCCGCCCGGGCCCAGGCCACCGTGGGCGAGATCTCCGAAGCGCTGGAGAAGGTGTACGGACGGCACCGGGCCGAGATCCGTACCATTTCCGGGGTCTACCGCGACGAAGTTGGAAAGGCCCCCAACATCGCAGCCGCAACCGAGCTAGTGGAGAAGTTCGCCGAGGCCGACGGCCGCCGGCCCAGGATTCTGATCGCCAAGATGGGCCAGGACGGCCACGACCGCGGGCAGAAGGTGATCGCGACCGCGTTCGCCGACATCGGGTTCGACGTCGACGTGGGGTCGCTGTTTTCCACCCCCGAGGAGGTGGCGCGTCAGGCCGCCGACAACGACGTGCACGTGATCGGGGTGTCCTCGCTGGCCGCCGGCCATCTGACGCTGGTGCCGGCGCTGCGCGACGCGTTGGCGCAGGTGGGCAGGCCCGACATCATGATCGTGGTCGGTGGTGTCATCCCGCCGGGCGACTTCGACGAGCTGTACGCCGCCGGGGCCACCGCCATTTTCCCGCCGGGGACGGTGATTGCCGACGCGGCGATTGACCTGCTGCACAGGCTGGCCGAGCGGCTGGGGTACACGCTGGATTAG
- the mazE4 gene encoding antitoxin MazE4 (part of toxin-antitoxin (TA) operon with Rv1495) gives MPFLVALSGIISGVRDHSMTVRLDQQTRQRLQDIVKGGYRSANAAIVDAINKRWEALHDEQLDAAYAAAIHDNPAYPYESEAERSAARARRNARQQRSAQ, from the coding sequence GTGCCGTTTCTGGTTGCATTATCCGGTATCATCTCGGGCGTGCGTGATCATTCGATGACCGTGCGGCTCGACCAGCAAACTCGCCAGCGCCTGCAAGACATTGTGAAAGGCGGATACCGGAGCGCTAATGCGGCGATCGTCGACGCCATCAACAAGCGCTGGGAGGCGCTACACGATGAGCAACTCGACGCCGCCTACGCGGCCGCGATCCATGACAATCCGGCGTACCCGTACGAGTCTGAGGCCGAACGGAGCGCCGCGCGGGCCCGGCGCAACGCCAGGCAGCAGCGCTCGGCACAGTGA
- the mazF4 gene encoding mRNA interferase MazF4 (toxin, part of toxin-antitoxin (TA) operon with Rv1494): protein MNAPLRGQVYRCDLGYGAKPWLIVSNNARNRHTADVVAVRLTTTRRTIPTWVAMGPSDPLTGYVNADNIETLGKDELGDYLGEVTPATMNKINTALATALGLPWP from the coding sequence GTGAACGCGCCGTTGCGTGGTCAGGTCTATCGATGCGACCTCGGATACGGGGCCAAACCGTGGCTCATCGTCTCCAACAACGCCCGCAACCGTCACACCGCCGACGTGGTGGCTGTGCGCCTGACAACAACGCGGAGAACCATACCGACCTGGGTCGCCATGGGCCCCAGCGATCCATTGACCGGATACGTCAACGCGGACAACATCGAGACCCTCGGCAAAGACGAGCTCGGTGACTACCTCGGTGAGGTCACGCCGGCGACGATGAACAAAATCAACACGGCGCTCGCGACCGCGCTGGGGCTACCGTGGCCATGA
- a CDS encoding transport system kinase yields the protein MMAASHDDDTVDGLATAVRGGDRAALPRAITLVESTRPDHREQAQQLLLRLLPDSGNAHRVGITGVPGVGKSTAIEALGMHLIERGHRVAVLAVDPSSTRTGGSILGDKTRMARLAVHPNAYIRPSPTSGTLGGVTRATRETVVLLEAAGFDVILIETVGVGQSEVAVANMVDTFVLLTLARTGDQLQGIKKGVLELADIVVVNKADGEHHKEARLAARELSAAIRLIYPREALWRPPVLTMSAVEGRGLAELWDTVERHRQVLTGAGEFDARRRDQQVDWTWQLVRDAVLDRVWSNPTVRKVRSELERRVRAGELTPALAAQQILEIANLTDR from the coding sequence ATGATGGCCGCATCCCACGACGACGACACCGTCGACGGGTTGGCGACGGCCGTGCGCGGCGGTGACCGTGCGGCGCTGCCACGGGCCATCACACTGGTCGAGTCGACCCGCCCCGACCATCGTGAGCAGGCGCAACAGCTGCTGCTGCGATTGCTGCCGGACTCCGGGAACGCCCATCGCGTCGGCATCACCGGGGTCCCGGGGGTGGGCAAGTCGACTGCCATCGAGGCGCTGGGCATGCATCTGATCGAGCGCGGGCATCGGGTGGCGGTGCTGGCGGTCGACCCGTCGTCGACCCGCACGGGTGGATCGATTCTTGGTGATAAAACCCGGATGGCGCGGCTGGCGGTGCACCCGAACGCCTACATCCGGCCGTCCCCGACGTCGGGAACGCTGGGTGGGGTGACGAGGGCCACCCGGGAAACGGTGGTGCTGTTGGAGGCGGCCGGTTTTGATGTGATCCTGATCGAAACCGTCGGGGTGGGCCAGTCCGAGGTCGCGGTGGCCAACATGGTCGACACGTTCGTGTTGCTGACCTTGGCCCGCACCGGTGATCAGTTGCAGGGCATCAAGAAGGGCGTGCTGGAGCTCGCCGACATCGTGGTGGTGAACAAGGCCGACGGGGAGCACCACAAAGAGGCCCGGCTGGCCGCCCGGGAGCTGTCGGCGGCGATCAGATTGATCTATCCTCGCGAAGCACTGTGGCGCCCACCGGTGCTCACCATGAGCGCGGTGGAGGGCAGGGGACTGGCCGAGCTGTGGGACACCGTCGAGCGTCATCGCCAGGTGCTCACCGGGGCCGGCGAATTCGACGCCCGTCGGCGCGATCAGCAGGTCGACTGGACCTGGCAGCTGGTTCGCGACGCCGTCCTGGATCGGGTGTGGTCCAATCCGACGGTGCGCAAGGTCCGCTCCGAGCTCGAGCGTCGGGTCCGCGCCGGCGAACTGACCCCGGCCCTGGCGGCTCAGCAAATACTGGAGATAGCTAACCTAACGGATAGGTAA
- the lipL gene encoding esterase LipL, translating into MMVDTGVDHRAVSSHDGPDAGRRVFGAADPRFACVVRAFASMFPGRRFGGGALAVYLDGQPVVDVWKGWADRAGWVPWSADSAPMVFSATKGMTATVIHRLADRGLIDYEAPVAEYWPAFGANGKATLTVRDVMRHQAGLSGLRGATQQDLLDHVVMEERLAAAVPGRLLGKSAYHALTFGWLMSGLARAVTGKDMRLLFREELAEPLDTDGLHLGRPPADAPTRVAEIIMPQDIAANAVLTCAMRRLAHRFSGGFRSMYFPGAIAAVQGEAPLLDAEIPAANGVATARALARMYGAIANGGEIDGIRFLSRELVTGLTRNRRQVLPDRNLLVPLNFHLGYHGMPIGNVMPGFGHVGLGGSIGWTDPETGVAFALVHNRLLSPLVMTDHAGFVGIYHLIRQAAAQARKRGYQPVTPFGAPYSEPGAAAG; encoded by the coding sequence GTGATGGTTGACACCGGAGTCGATCACCGCGCGGTTTCGTCCCACGACGGACCGGACGCGGGCCGGCGGGTGTTTGGTGCGGCGGACCCACGCTTTGCGTGCGTCGTTCGAGCCTTTGCCAGCATGTTTCCGGGGCGCCGGTTCGGTGGCGGAGCGCTGGCGGTGTATCTCGACGGGCAGCCGGTCGTCGACGTGTGGAAGGGGTGGGCTGATCGGGCCGGATGGGTGCCGTGGTCGGCGGATTCCGCGCCGATGGTGTTCTCGGCGACCAAGGGCATGACGGCCACGGTCATCCACCGGCTGGCCGACCGGGGGCTGATCGACTACGAAGCTCCCGTTGCCGAGTATTGGCCGGCGTTTGGCGCCAACGGCAAGGCAACCCTGACGGTTCGTGACGTGATGCGACACCAGGCCGGCCTGTCCGGATTGCGTGGCGCGACGCAGCAAGACTTGCTGGATCACGTCGTGATGGAAGAGCGGCTGGCGGCGGCGGTGCCCGGGCGGCTGCTGGGCAAATCCGCCTACCACGCGCTGACGTTCGGTTGGTTGATGTCGGGCCTGGCCAGGGCCGTCACCGGAAAGGACATGCGCCTGCTGTTCCGCGAGGAACTTGCCGAGCCGTTGGACACCGACGGCTTGCACCTGGGTCGGCCGCCGGCCGACGCGCCGACGCGGGTCGCCGAGATCATCATGCCGCAAGATATTGCCGCCAATGCGGTGCTGACCTGTGCGATGCGCCGGCTCGCCCATCGGTTCTCCGGCGGATTTCGCTCCATGTATTTTCCCGGCGCCATCGCGGCCGTGCAGGGCGAGGCGCCGTTGCTGGACGCCGAGATACCCGCGGCCAACGGGGTGGCGACGGCGCGAGCGCTGGCGCGGATGTACGGCGCAATCGCCAACGGCGGCGAGATCGACGGCATACGGTTCTTGTCGCGGGAGCTGGTCACGGGCCTGACCCGCAACCGACGGCAAGTTCTGCCGGATCGAAATCTATTGGTGCCCTTAAATTTTCATCTTGGCTATCACGGTATGCCGATCGGCAACGTGATGCCGGGGTTTGGTCATGTGGGCTTGGGCGGCTCGATCGGCTGGACAGACCCGGAGACCGGGGTGGCGTTCGCGCTGGTGCACAACCGGCTGCTGTCACCGTTGGTGATGACCGATCACGCAGGCTTTGTCGGCATCTACCACCTGATCCGGCAGGCCGCCGCCCAGGCGCGCAAGCGTGGTTACCAGCCGGTGACGCCATTCGGGGCGCCGTACTCGGAGCCGGGAGCCGCGGCGGGCTAA
- a CDS encoding methyltransferase: MLDVGCGSGRMALPLTGYLNSEGRYAGFDISQKAIAWCQEHITSAHPNFQFEVSDIYNSLYNPKGKYQSLDFRFPYPDASFDVVFLTSVFTHMFPPDVEHYLDEISRVLKPGGRCLCTYFLLNDESLAHIAEGKSAHNFQHEGPGYRTIHKKRPEEAIGLPETFVRDVYGKFGLAVHEPLHYGSWSGREPRLSFQDIVIATKTAS, translated from the coding sequence GTGCTCGACGTCGGCTGCGGCTCGGGGCGGATGGCGTTGCCGCTCACCGGCTATCTGAACAGCGAGGGACGCTACGCCGGCTTCGATATCTCGCAGAAAGCCATCGCGTGGTGCCAGGAGCACATCACCTCGGCGCACCCCAACTTCCAGTTCGAGGTCTCCGACATCTACAACTCGCTGTACAACCCGAAAGGGAAATACCAGTCACTAGACTTTCGCTTTCCATATCCGGATGCGTCGTTCGATGTGGTGTTTCTTACCTCGGTGTTCACCCACATGTTTCCGCCGGACGTGGAGCACTATCTGGACGAGATCTCCCGCGTGCTGAAGCCCGGCGGACGATGCCTGTGCACGTACTTCTTGCTCAATGACGAGTCGTTAGCCCACATCGCGGAAGGAAAGAGTGCGCACAACTTCCAGCATGAGGGACCGGGTTATCGGACAATCCACAAGAAGCGGCCCGAAGAAGCAATCGGCTTGCCGGAGACCTTCGTCAGGGATGTCTATGGCAAGTTCGGCCTCGCCGTGCACGAACCATTGCACTACGGCTCATGGAGTGGCCGGGAACCACGCCTAAGCTTCCAGGACATCGTCATCGCGACCAAAACCGCGAGCTAG
- a CDS encoding hypothetical protein (This region is a possible MT-complex-specific genomic island (See Becq et al., 2007 PMID:17545187).) codes for MPSGEPSTAGHFEHLPRGSFGRILSVLNAAADHHPRELLVVGIATFDQKRPAVGVDEHDPGGAATPAVVINYESRSSAGGTIGHSTTSQVACCLYQQPKRPALRPTKAAATTAATTWIERVQNRRGRHSALV; via the coding sequence GTGCCATCGGGGGAGCCCTCTACGGCCGGTCACTTTGAGCACTTGCCGCGCGGCAGCTTCGGCCGGATTCTCTCCGTCCTCAATGCCGCTGCCGACCATCATCCACGTGAGTTGCTCGTCGTCGGGATTGCGACCTTCGACCAGAAGCGCCCGGCGGTGGGGGTCGATGAGCACGACCCGGGTGGTGCGGCGACGCCGGCGGTGGTCATCAACTACGAGAGCCGGTCGTCGGCTGGCGGCACCATCGGCCATTCAACAACGTCACAGGTAGCGTGCTGTTTGTATCAGCAGCCGAAACGCCCAGCGCTCCGGCCGACCAAGGCGGCAGCGACGACCGCAGCGACAACCTGGATCGAACGAGTCCAAAACCGCCGCGGACGCCACTCGGCCCTCGTATGA
- a CDS encoding glycosyltransferase has product MRLSIVTTMYMSEPYVLEFYRRARAAADKITPDVEIIFVDDGSPDAALQQAVSLLDSDPCVRVIQLSRNFGHHKAMMTGLAHATGDLVFLIDSDLEEDPALLEPFYEKLISTGADVVFGCHARRPGGWLRNFGPKIHYRASALLCDPPLHENTLTVRLMTADYVRSLVQHQERELSIAGLWQITGFYQVPMSVNKAWKGTTTYTFRRKVATLVDNVTSFSNKPLVFIFYLGAAIFIISSSAAGYLIIDRIFFRALQAGWASVIVSIWMLGGVTIFCIGLVGIYVSKVFIETKQRPYTIIRRIYGSDLTTREPSSLKTAFPAAHLSNGKRVTSEPEGLATGNR; this is encoded by the coding sequence ATGCGCCTCTCGATCGTAACGACTATGTACATGTCAGAGCCTTACGTGCTGGAGTTCTACAGGAGAGCGCGCGCGGCGGCGGACAAAATCACGCCTGACGTCGAGATCATCTTCGTGGATGACGGCTCGCCGGACGCAGCGCTCCAGCAGGCCGTCTCGCTGCTCGACAGCGACCCCTGTGTTCGGGTAATTCAGCTTTCGCGAAATTTCGGCCACCACAAAGCGATGATGACCGGCCTGGCGCACGCCACGGGGGATCTCGTCTTTCTGATCGACTCAGACTTGGAAGAGGACCCGGCTCTCCTAGAGCCGTTCTATGAAAAGCTGATCTCGACGGGCGCCGACGTAGTATTTGGTTGCCACGCGCGGCGGCCCGGCGGTTGGTTGAGGAATTTCGGACCGAAAATCCATTATCGGGCGTCCGCCCTGCTGTGTGACCCCCCGCTTCATGAAAATACTCTCACCGTGCGGCTGATGACAGCCGACTATGTACGCAGCTTGGTCCAGCACCAGGAGCGTGAACTTTCGATTGCCGGTCTGTGGCAGATTACTGGTTTTTACCAGGTGCCCATGTCCGTAAACAAGGCATGGAAAGGAACGACCACATACACGTTTAGGCGTAAAGTAGCGACACTGGTCGACAATGTCACTTCATTTAGCAACAAACCTCTAGTCTTCATTTTCTATCTTGGTGCGGCCATTTTTATTATTTCAAGCTCGGCCGCGGGCTATCTGATCATCGATCGAATTTTCTTTCGCGCTCTGCAAGCGGGGTGGGCATCCGTGATCGTATCCATCTGGATGCTGGGGGGTGTGACGATTTTCTGCATAGGGCTGGTCGGAATTTATGTATCCAAAGTCTTCATCGAAACTAAGCAGCGGCCATACACAATTATCCGAAGAATCTACGGTTCGGATTTAACAACCCGGGAGCCATCCTCTCTGAAGACCGCCTTCCCGGCCGCGCACCTGTCGAACGGGAAACGCGTCACATCAGAGCCAGAGGGATTGGCAACTGGCAACAGGTGA